A DNA window from Nitrospira sp. contains the following coding sequences:
- a CDS encoding hypothetical protein (Evidence 4 : Unknown function but conserved in other organisms; MaGe:77308466) — protein MPDAFTVLLDQNIPRAVAAWLRIQRPKWTIYHTSDVSLSGRSDGELFAWSQKRQALIITFDEDFADQRTFPVGFHAGIIRLRVWPTTIEETQTALARLLTEIPDTELARALVIIDREAIRIRRV, from the coding sequence GTGCCTGACGCCTTCACCGTACTGCTGGATCAAAACATTCCCCGCGCTGTTGCCGCGTGGCTCCGAATTCAACGCCCTAAGTGGACCATCTACCACACTTCGGATGTCTCCCTGTCAGGACGGTCCGATGGAGAACTGTTTGCCTGGTCTCAGAAACGGCAGGCACTCATCATCACGTTTGATGAAGATTTCGCAGACCAACGGACATTTCCAGTCGGTTTTCACGCTGGCATCATCCGCTTACGAGTCTGGCCCACCACCATCGAAGAAACCCAAACCGCCCTTGCACGGCTACTCACCGAAATTCCCGACACAGAGCTCGCACGCGCACTCGTAATTATAGACCGCGAAGCCATCAGAATCCGGCGAGTCTAA
- a CDS encoding conserved exported protein of unknown function (Evidence 4 : Unknown function but conserved in other organisms; MaGe:77308462): MKAFFTLIGGILVSCLFAGHALAQSALVHIQGDEGNREAYFADFRVVFNRTPVDKILGPIQVRELDTTIVYEHPDKPEFSDLRLQFECVAKQTFDGKNIPQPAFDAPVRVRVGEGSWKLRREDIKSENLPAGEWRTSSSPVLLKLHKVACNQDVLRSAVIKAAKAKNVDLFRKDMETIGLPNDLQLISQNSPPDYLTFAWTVLWVGANRPDPTGKWSRRPTKKETEEYQVKMEQLKKQYDQVASGMKSELLANIKKMDAESAFKKLAADIRGGRQLSRNEFHMLTVWEGKTETDVGATMGTPIPSTAGKLSFLSYGNEFDNRVIVGNRQGAVWEEGLYEHCNVQFVMHPDSNNMPRVVDVRIWAGSNQIGKVRFACDGLLEVPK; encoded by the coding sequence ATGAAGGCGTTTTTCACTCTCATCGGCGGCATACTTGTGAGCTGCCTCTTTGCGGGGCACGCGCTTGCGCAATCGGCACTCGTCCATATTCAAGGCGACGAGGGAAACCGCGAGGCCTATTTCGCCGACTTCCGCGTGGTATTCAATCGAACCCCCGTCGACAAAATCCTTGGCCCAATTCAGGTGCGGGAACTAGATACCACAATCGTCTACGAACATCCCGACAAGCCGGAATTCAGCGATTTGCGGCTCCAATTCGAATGCGTTGCCAAACAGACTTTCGACGGCAAGAATATTCCACAGCCAGCGTTCGATGCGCCGGTCAGGGTGCGGGTGGGAGAAGGCAGTTGGAAACTGCGACGGGAAGACATTAAAAGCGAGAATTTGCCGGCCGGCGAATGGCGGACATCCTCCTCACCAGTCCTGCTCAAGCTGCACAAGGTCGCGTGCAACCAAGATGTGTTGCGCAGTGCCGTGATCAAAGCCGCCAAGGCCAAGAATGTGGACCTCTTTCGGAAAGACATGGAAACCATCGGGCTCCCCAACGACCTCCAACTCATTAGCCAGAATAGCCCCCCGGACTATCTGACCTTTGCCTGGACCGTCTTATGGGTTGGGGCCAACCGCCCGGACCCCACGGGGAAATGGTCGCGCCGCCCGACCAAGAAAGAGACGGAAGAATATCAGGTCAAGATGGAGCAGCTCAAAAAGCAATATGACCAAGTGGCGTCAGGAATGAAATCGGAACTCTTGGCCAACATCAAGAAGATGGATGCGGAATCCGCGTTTAAGAAGTTGGCCGCAGACATCCGAGGGGGAAGACAGCTGTCGCGAAACGAATTCCATATGTTGACGGTGTGGGAAGGCAAAACGGAAACCGATGTGGGAGCAACCATGGGAACACCCATTCCATCCACTGCCGGCAAACTGAGCTTTCTCAGCTACGGCAACGAGTTCGACAATCGCGTGATCGTCGGCAATCGACAGGGCGCGGTGTGGGAAGAAGGGTTGTATGAACATTGCAACGTGCAATTCGTCATGCATCCCGACAGCAACAACATGCCTCGGGTTGTCGATGTGCGAATATGGGCAGGGTCGAATCAGATCGGTAAAGTGCGGTTTGCCTGCGATGGATTATTGGAAGTTCCTAAATAA
- a CDS encoding Anthranilate synthase component 1 (MaGe:77308460), with product MATPTYSLSLDEFRRYAKDGNLIPLYREILADYETPVSAFAKIDHGPSAYLLESVQGGEKWARYSFLGSGSPILMLEDRGDLVIKQGKRSRRIPSNGDPLARLREFMETYRPVTVPGLPRFVGGAVGYLGYDMVSTFEQIAFRRKESLDLPEFAFLLTDTLLIFDNVAQKIKVVANAHVASQSERAVRLAYRQATARIERMIARLRRPLRRTPSKRRRTPITFTPNMSKADFEKMVSQTQEYIKAGDIFQCVLSQRWDTKLHTTPFQLYRALRVVNPSPYMYYLRIAGVELVGSSPEILVRCEDGQVSVRPIAGTRRRGATAEEDAQLERRLLADQKERAEHIMLVDLGRNDVGRVVESGSVMVESLMNVERYSHVMHIVSNVSGRLASGKTIYDVLQACFPAGTVSGAPKIRAMEIIEELEPTRRGPYAGAVGYFSFSGNMDMCINIRTIVVSKRRAFIQSGAGIVADSNPEHEYEETCNKARAMMKAIELAEQGLE from the coding sequence ATGGCCACGCCAACGTATTCACTCAGCCTGGACGAGTTTCGCCGGTATGCGAAGGACGGCAATCTCATTCCGTTGTACCGGGAAATCCTGGCCGACTATGAGACGCCTGTCTCGGCATTTGCCAAGATCGATCACGGCCCATCGGCCTATTTGCTGGAGAGCGTGCAGGGCGGAGAAAAGTGGGCCCGCTATTCGTTTCTAGGCAGCGGATCGCCGATTCTCATGCTGGAGGATCGCGGCGATTTAGTGATCAAGCAGGGGAAGCGCAGCCGCCGCATTCCCTCCAATGGCGACCCGCTCGCCAGGCTCAGGGAATTCATGGAGACGTACCGCCCGGTGACCGTTCCAGGTCTGCCTCGGTTTGTGGGCGGCGCCGTGGGCTATCTCGGGTACGACATGGTGAGTACGTTCGAGCAGATCGCGTTTCGCCGGAAAGAGAGTCTCGATCTTCCGGAGTTTGCGTTCCTCCTGACCGATACGCTGCTGATTTTCGACAATGTCGCGCAAAAGATCAAAGTCGTTGCCAATGCCCATGTCGCGTCGCAATCGGAACGGGCGGTCCGCCTGGCCTACCGGCAAGCCACCGCGAGGATCGAGCGCATGATTGCCCGGCTGCGCCGTCCGCTTCGGCGGACGCCGTCCAAGCGCCGGCGGACGCCGATTACGTTCACGCCGAATATGAGCAAGGCCGATTTCGAGAAGATGGTCAGCCAGACGCAGGAATACATCAAGGCCGGCGACATCTTCCAGTGCGTGCTCTCGCAGCGCTGGGACACGAAGCTCCATACGACGCCGTTTCAGCTCTATCGCGCACTGCGGGTCGTCAATCCGTCCCCATACATGTATTACCTCAGGATTGCGGGCGTCGAACTGGTGGGATCCTCTCCTGAAATTCTGGTGCGGTGCGAAGACGGCCAGGTGTCCGTCCGGCCGATTGCCGGGACGCGCCGTCGCGGCGCCACCGCGGAGGAAGACGCGCAATTGGAGCGCCGCCTGCTGGCCGATCAGAAGGAGCGGGCCGAGCATATCATGCTCGTGGACCTGGGCCGGAACGATGTCGGGCGGGTGGTCGAGAGCGGCTCCGTTATGGTCGAGTCGCTGATGAATGTCGAGCGGTACTCGCATGTGATGCATATCGTGTCCAACGTGAGCGGCCGGCTGGCCTCCGGGAAGACCATCTATGATGTGTTGCAAGCCTGTTTCCCGGCCGGGACGGTGTCGGGCGCTCCCAAAATTCGCGCGATGGAAATCATCGAGGAACTGGAACCGACCAGGCGGGGGCCCTATGCCGGCGCCGTGGGCTATTTCAGCTTCTCCGGCAATATGGATATGTGCATCAATATCCGCACCATCGTGGTCTCCAAGCGGCGCGCGTTCATTCAATCCGGCGCCGGGATTGTGGCGGACTCGAATCCAGAACACGAATACGAAGAGACCTGCAATAAAGCCCGCGCCATGATGAAAGCCATTGAGTTGGCCGAGCAGGGGTTGGAGTAG
- a CDS encoding conserved exported protein of unknown function (Evidence 4 : Unknown function but conserved in other organisms; MaGe:77308464), whose translation MKMLPLLVLPLCVAAGLAQAGSYDPMDDLVSTAKKEINAKDAIDTSKNKVLNDPRREKMERGFWQFFQGKQGAKPGEACTAVYWQKDQMISIVGPGGDYKGALLGFIAVNPAPSFPRPDNPKDTQKIKVTLTQGTDAPETVTVFNSTIAQSSDQLLFAVPTIEAALAGMEDKLNFKIDYAGTKVFELEWHSGLAARDVLKQCLKGESVAGKEVL comes from the coding sequence ATGAAGATGCTCCCGCTACTGGTACTCCCATTGTGCGTGGCCGCCGGTCTAGCGCAGGCTGGATCCTACGATCCCATGGACGATTTGGTCTCGACCGCCAAAAAGGAAATCAACGCGAAGGACGCCATCGACACGTCCAAAAACAAAGTACTCAACGACCCGAGACGAGAGAAAATGGAACGCGGGTTCTGGCAGTTTTTTCAAGGCAAGCAAGGAGCGAAACCCGGTGAGGCTTGCACCGCTGTGTATTGGCAAAAGGATCAGATGATTAGCATCGTCGGCCCAGGCGGCGACTATAAAGGCGCCTTGCTTGGATTTATTGCGGTGAATCCAGCTCCCTCCTTCCCTCGTCCGGATAATCCCAAGGATACACAGAAGATCAAGGTCACCTTGACACAGGGCACCGATGCGCCAGAAACGGTGACCGTCTTCAATTCCACCATCGCGCAGAGTTCCGATCAACTGCTATTTGCAGTGCCCACGATTGAAGCCGCACTCGCCGGAATGGAAGACAAGCTAAATTTTAAAATCGATTATGCGGGCACGAAGGTGTTTGAACTTGAATGGCATTCGGGCCTTGCCGCGCGCGACGTCCTGAAGCAATGCCTCAAGGGCGAATCAGTCGCCGGCAAAGAAGTGCTGTAG
- a CDS encoding hypothetical protein (Evidence 5 : Unknown function; MaGe:77308463): MNMDECRLRKRVPRKEAAHKYAADESEKRLHWLVPCMLSDLAIEALCGRYEPNGIGARTPLSQEM; the protein is encoded by the coding sequence TTGAATATGGACGAGTGCCGATTGCGCAAGCGCGTGCCCCGCAAAGAGGCAGCTCACAAGTATGCCGCCGATGAGAGTGAAAAACGCCTTCATTGGTTGGTCCCTTGTATGCTGTCTGATTTGGCGATCGAAGCGTTGTGTGGTCGATACGAGCCCAATGGAATCGGAGCACGAACACCATTGTCTCAAGAGATGTGA
- a CDS encoding hypothetical protein (Evidence 5 : Unknown function; MaGe:77308453), with the protein MEFGETGGEQESNYRRPELVDGGMYLIISSVNSAATSFKFGLKNI; encoded by the coding sequence TTGGAGTTCGGCGAGACTGGCGGAGAGCAGGAGTCGAACTATCGCCGGCCTGAACTGGTTGACGGCGGCATGTATTTAATCATCTCATCGGTTAATTCGGCCGCCACATCCTTCAAATTCGGTTTGAAGAACATATAG
- a CDS encoding LysM peptidoglycan-binding domain-containing protein (MaGe:77308461): MKMEGRRVMNQTCKMVGSAVLVLCGAMLLSGCMVLEEKYNAEKARSLNFQRLLAQEEKRTAELDSEAKRTKKELVEFEARNRELTAQVQSAREQMGRLQEETEAIKESAMLERKAMQDMRKGAPAAKLKKVDELASLSREADALMQDSAKSMPSLAASAEAAKSMAKTGSTIHLVKPGETLFRVSRTYGVSIDKLKKWNKLSDDIIEVGQKLIVGVE, translated from the coding sequence ATGAAGATGGAGGGGCGTCGAGTGATGAATCAAACTTGCAAAATGGTGGGTTCCGCGGTCCTCGTGCTGTGCGGCGCAATGCTGCTCAGCGGCTGCATGGTGCTGGAAGAAAAGTACAATGCGGAAAAGGCGCGGAGCTTGAATTTCCAGCGTTTGCTGGCCCAGGAAGAAAAGCGGACGGCGGAGCTCGATAGCGAAGCCAAGCGGACAAAGAAGGAATTGGTTGAATTCGAGGCGCGGAATCGCGAATTGACGGCCCAGGTGCAATCGGCGCGCGAACAGATGGGGCGGCTCCAGGAAGAAACCGAAGCGATCAAGGAATCGGCGATGCTGGAGCGGAAGGCGATGCAGGATATGCGGAAAGGGGCGCCGGCTGCGAAGCTCAAGAAGGTCGATGAGCTGGCGTCGCTGTCGCGCGAGGCGGATGCGCTCATGCAGGATTCAGCGAAAAGCATGCCTAGCCTGGCTGCCTCTGCGGAAGCCGCGAAGTCAATGGCCAAGACCGGAAGCACCATTCACTTGGTCAAGCCGGGTGAAACGTTGTTTCGCGTCAGCCGGACCTATGGGGTCTCGATCGATAAATTGAAAAAGTGGAACAAGCTGTCGGACGATATTATTGAAGTCGGTCAGAAGCTGATCGTCGGGGTGGAGTAA
- a CDS encoding hypothetical protein (Evidence 5 : Unknown function; MaGe:77308467) has product MGAAQARYRTFVAEGRNGSRPWEQVTRQIYLGSEAFIEQHQPNRVIRDIPRRQTQAQRPSLRVLFQRTDGQAQLIQTASRQYGYRLAEIAAHLGVHPATVSRRLKQAEAADV; this is encoded by the coding sequence GTGGGAGCGGCTCAGGCGCGGTACCGGACCTTTGTCGCGGAGGGACGCAATGGCTCGCGGCCTTGGGAGCAGGTGACGAGGCAGATCTATCTGGGTTCGGAGGCTTTTATCGAGCAGCACCAGCCCAATCGCGTCATTCGGGACATTCCCCGCCGACAGACGCAGGCCCAGCGTCCGTCGTTGCGTGTGCTGTTTCAGCGGACAGACGGACAGGCCCAGCTCATCCAAACCGCCTCTCGGCAGTATGGGTATCGGCTGGCCGAGATTGCGGCGCATCTGGGCGTCCATCCGGCGACCGTGAGCCGCCGGTTGAAGCAAGCGGAAGCAGCGGATGTGTGA
- a CDS encoding hypothetical protein (Evidence 5 : Unknown function; MaGe:77308468), with the protein MARPLRLEFPGAVYHVTSRGNARQAIVTDDRDRTAFLALLAHVVDRYGWLCHAYCLMDNHYHLLIETPQPTLSLGMRQLNGRYTQTYNRRHQRGGHLLQGRFTAILVEKEAHLLELCRYVVLNPVRAKMVTHPRLWAWSSYRATVGEAAAPAWLTTD; encoded by the coding sequence ATGGCTCGTCCCCTTCGTCTGGAATTTCCCGGTGCCGTCTACCATGTGACCAGTCGCGGCAATGCCCGCCAGGCTATCGTGACGGATGACCGGGACCGCACGGCCTTCCTCGCGCTGCTCGCCCATGTCGTCGATCGGTATGGCTGGCTCTGTCATGCCTATTGTTTGATGGATAACCACTACCATCTCCTGATTGAAACGCCTCAGCCCACCCTCTCGCTCGGGATGCGCCAGCTCAATGGCCGGTACACGCAAACCTATAACCGCCGCCATCAGCGGGGCGGGCATCTCTTGCAAGGGCGCTTCACCGCCATCTTGGTGGAGAAAGAGGCGCATCTCTTGGAACTCTGCCGCTATGTGGTGCTCAATCCGGTGCGGGCCAAGATGGTGACGCATCCTCGGCTGTGGGCGTGGAGTAGTTATCGGGCGACGGTGGGGGAGGCGGCGGCTCCGGCCTGGCTGACGACCGACTGA
- a CDS encoding Antitoxin (MaGe:77308465), with protein sequence MRYERISIDPQVCSGKPCIRGTRIMVTNLLGLIAGGYSNERILQTYPELTREDLAAALDYVSQVVDEDKVIPRA encoded by the coding sequence ATGCGCTACGAAAGAATAAGCATTGACCCGCAGGTCTGTAGCGGGAAACCTTGCATTCGTGGCACGCGAATTATGGTGACGAATCTTCTTGGGCTCATCGCCGGCGGTTACTCGAACGAACGAATTCTTCAGACGTACCCAGAGTTGACCCGCGAGGATCTCGCCGCCGCCCTGGATTACGTGAGTCAGGTCGTCGATGAAGACAAAGTAATTCCTCGTGCCTGA
- a CDS encoding hypothetical protein (Evidence 4 : Unknown function but conserved in other organisms; MaGe:77308452): MMLLNRPFRQILLTATVLLTVAGCGGLQETWEGPGAKVFRPQSIAVLPPMASQYDSAREDIQEVLAGSLSKTGRIERVVPAEQVTDIFQASKEAFDSLVFYFSRLEMTGQSDKDAAIKLGKSLNVESFLVIRINAWEYSRKEGDNVGRVGLSMRLVDATTGTTVWKARHEKASSYMFFKPNLKDVAAELTDEMIKYMPPSTSSGRR, from the coding sequence ATGATGTTGCTGAATAGACCGTTTCGACAGATTCTACTGACCGCGACAGTCCTCCTCACCGTCGCCGGTTGCGGAGGCCTTCAAGAAACCTGGGAAGGCCCAGGCGCGAAGGTCTTTCGTCCTCAATCGATCGCGGTGCTGCCTCCGATGGCCAGCCAATACGACAGCGCGCGCGAAGACATTCAGGAAGTCCTGGCGGGATCGCTCAGTAAGACCGGGCGCATCGAGCGGGTCGTTCCGGCCGAGCAAGTCACCGATATTTTTCAAGCCTCGAAAGAAGCATTCGATTCGCTGGTGTTCTATTTTTCACGTTTGGAGATGACCGGGCAATCCGACAAAGATGCCGCCATCAAGCTGGGGAAATCGCTGAATGTCGAATCGTTTCTCGTGATCCGGATCAATGCCTGGGAATATTCGAGAAAAGAAGGCGACAACGTCGGACGAGTCGGGCTGAGCATGCGTCTCGTCGACGCCACGACTGGAACGACCGTCTGGAAGGCCAGGCACGAGAAAGCCAGCAGCTATATGTTCTTCAAACCGAATTTGAAGGATGTGGCGGCCGAATTAACCGATGAGATGATTAAATACATGCCGCCGTCAACCAGTTCAGGCCGGCGATAG
- a CDS encoding Anthranilate phosphoribosyltransferase (MaGe:77308458) yields MIKDAIAKLADRIDLSEQEAEEVLSEIMDGAATPAQIGAYLMGLRQKGETVDEIAGSARAMRARAARIQVGSAIVLDTCGTGGDGGHTFNISTTAAFVVAGAGLTVAKHGNRSVSSKSGSADVLSALGVKIDLQPARVADCIDEVGIGFLFAPLFHGAMKACAGSRQEMGIRTLLNVLGPLTNPAGATHQVLGVYDANLTDVMAKVLVQLGSQHCFVLHGMDGLDELTICDRTKVSEGKSGVVSNYFVTPEEVDLPRVHKKEIAGGTPEENARIARDILQGKKGPKRDIVCLNAAAAIVAGQQARTLQDGLRIARQALDSGAAADKLDRLVAWTNKVA; encoded by the coding sequence ATGATCAAAGACGCCATCGCGAAACTGGCCGACCGCATCGACCTTTCTGAACAGGAAGCGGAAGAGGTGCTGTCCGAGATTATGGACGGCGCGGCCACCCCGGCGCAGATCGGCGCGTATCTCATGGGGCTTCGCCAGAAAGGCGAGACAGTGGATGAGATTGCCGGTTCGGCCCGCGCGATGCGCGCCCGCGCCGCGCGCATCCAAGTAGGCAGCGCGATCGTCCTCGATACCTGCGGCACCGGCGGCGACGGCGGGCATACGTTCAATATCTCGACGACGGCGGCGTTTGTGGTGGCGGGCGCCGGACTGACGGTGGCTAAACATGGAAATCGGTCGGTGTCGTCCAAGTCGGGGAGCGCGGACGTATTGAGCGCCCTCGGCGTGAAGATCGATCTTCAGCCGGCGCGCGTGGCGGATTGCATCGATGAAGTCGGCATCGGTTTCCTGTTTGCCCCGCTCTTTCATGGCGCGATGAAAGCCTGCGCCGGATCGAGACAGGAGATGGGAATTCGCACGCTCTTGAATGTCCTCGGCCCGTTGACCAATCCTGCCGGGGCCACGCACCAAGTGCTTGGCGTCTACGATGCGAATCTGACGGACGTCATGGCCAAAGTGCTGGTGCAGCTGGGATCTCAACATTGCTTCGTCTTGCACGGGATGGACGGCCTCGATGAGCTGACGATTTGCGATCGGACGAAAGTCTCCGAAGGGAAAAGCGGGGTGGTGTCGAACTATTTTGTCACGCCCGAGGAAGTCGATCTGCCCCGTGTCCATAAAAAGGAAATCGCCGGGGGAACACCGGAAGAGAATGCCCGGATCGCGCGAGACATTCTGCAAGGGAAGAAAGGGCCGAAACGCGACATCGTCTGTCTGAATGCCGCGGCTGCCATTGTCGCGGGGCAGCAGGCCAGGACGTTGCAAGACGGATTGCGGATCGCCCGGCAGGCGCTCGACTCGGGCGCTGCGGCGGACAAGCTTGATCGACTCGTGGCCTGGACGAACAAGGTGGCATGA
- a CDS encoding aminodeoxychorismate synthase, subunit II (Evidence 2a : Function from experimental evidences in other organisms; PubMedId 2403545, 2546924, 6350604, 8096767; Product type e : enzyme; MaGe:77308459): protein MLLMIDNYDSFTYNLVQYLGELGEDVRVYRNDKITVQQIEDLRPDRIVISPGPCTPNEAGVSVETIRQFAGRMPILGVCLGHQSLGVAFGGEVIRAQRLMHGKTSMISHDGKTIFHGLPNPFEATRYHSLLVNPANLPDCLEISARTVEGEIMGLRHRTLAVEGVQFHPESILTKAGKDLLRNFLKL, encoded by the coding sequence ATGCTCTTGATGATCGATAATTACGACTCCTTTACCTACAACCTGGTGCAGTATCTCGGCGAGTTGGGCGAAGATGTCCGTGTGTATCGGAACGACAAGATCACGGTGCAGCAGATCGAAGACTTGCGGCCGGACCGGATTGTCATTTCGCCTGGCCCTTGCACGCCGAATGAAGCCGGTGTGTCCGTCGAGACGATCCGCCAATTCGCCGGGCGCATGCCGATTCTCGGTGTGTGTTTAGGACACCAATCGCTCGGAGTGGCATTCGGCGGTGAAGTGATTCGTGCGCAACGCTTGATGCATGGCAAGACCTCGATGATTTCGCATGACGGGAAAACGATCTTCCATGGGTTGCCGAATCCCTTCGAGGCGACGCGGTACCATTCGCTGCTGGTGAATCCCGCAAATCTTCCCGATTGCCTGGAGATCTCTGCCAGGACCGTCGAAGGCGAAATTATGGGATTGCGGCACCGGACCTTGGCGGTCGAAGGCGTGCAGTTCCATCCGGAATCGATTTTGACGAAGGCCGGGAAAGACCTGCTGAGAAACTTCTTAAAACTCTAG
- a CDS encoding Tryptophan synthase alpha chain (MaGe:77308454) encodes MTGRIESAFQRLRQAKKKALIAYLMAGDPTLADTERLVLEIEQAGADIIELGVPFSDPIADGPVIQLAAERGLRSGTSLRKILAMMASLRTRTQVPMVLMVYYNSIHAMGLDTFCRAAGEAGVDGLIVPDMPPDEAGPLKGPAAAAGLRLIFLLAPTSTTERREYVAKESQGFLYYVSLTGITGAKIQNMAEVGKNVGKIKKVTKVSVAVGFGVSTPDDAAQVSAMADGVIVGSAIVKQIAAHQQSPDMPAHVGRFVSSLKTAMNQVSR; translated from the coding sequence ATGACCGGACGGATCGAATCGGCCTTTCAGCGGTTGCGCCAGGCGAAGAAGAAAGCCTTGATTGCCTATCTGATGGCCGGCGATCCCACGCTGGCCGACACTGAGCGGCTGGTGTTGGAGATCGAGCAGGCAGGGGCGGACATCATTGAATTGGGGGTGCCTTTTTCGGACCCCATTGCCGATGGCCCGGTCATTCAGCTGGCGGCCGAGCGGGGCTTGCGAAGCGGCACGTCTCTCCGGAAGATCCTGGCCATGATGGCGTCGCTTCGGACCAGAACGCAGGTGCCGATGGTGTTGATGGTCTACTACAACTCGATCCATGCCATGGGGCTGGATACGTTTTGCCGTGCGGCAGGAGAGGCGGGAGTCGATGGGTTAATCGTGCCCGATATGCCACCCGACGAAGCGGGGCCGTTGAAAGGCCCGGCGGCGGCGGCGGGGCTGCGGCTGATTTTCCTGTTGGCGCCAACCAGCACGACGGAGCGGCGGGAATATGTCGCCAAGGAGTCGCAAGGCTTTCTCTACTATGTGTCGCTCACCGGCATTACCGGGGCCAAGATTCAAAATATGGCGGAAGTCGGCAAGAACGTCGGCAAGATCAAGAAAGTCACGAAGGTTTCAGTGGCGGTTGGGTTTGGAGTCTCAACCCCGGACGATGCCGCGCAGGTGTCGGCAATGGCGGACGGGGTCATCGTCGGGAGCGCGATCGTCAAGCAGATTGCGGCGCATCAGCAGTCGCCGGATATGCCGGCGCACGTCGGCCGGTTCGTCTCGTCCTTGAAAACGGCGATGAATCAGGTGTCTAGGTAA